The following proteins are co-located in the Microbacterium sp. SORGH_AS_0888 genome:
- a CDS encoding AarF/ABC1/UbiB kinase family protein: protein MDIWLWISAAIVIAVFSIVAGWTSRRLLETPVGWIRSILVAAVVFVLISPVAYWALEQSGVMRGEELVVGNALAVVFLALTLGWMFAIVVIALITLEFLWPTRPLTNPVTWVRDAYRRRDRARRYAQIIAIASKHGLGMYRRRREKRSDDFPTALVGAMNEAGVTFIKIGQVLSARDDVLPPDLTAALSTLQMESTPIPWAEAKAAIETQLGTPLEAAFSFVDETPMAAASVAQVHAATLVTGEDVVIKIQRPKARAQVATDLDIVERLAADAERHTQWGRAYGVVALAVEFARTLREELDYRIEASNTEMLRGAVSGSPLRVPKVYDTFTTAQMLVQERAKGVPFSRVDATGLDAAGARRTADQVLDAVFEQIAVRGVFHADLHPGNVVLGADGRVTLIDFGAVGILEKSMRRLLLPLLIAMANEDDVAATDVVLMLVNPPDTGTFDQAALQHDIGVILTRVHNARVDENVFRALVDVMRRHRLALPPALLLVFRTLASLEGSLRRLAPDYDMVGRALHRAPHFARQIVSAQSIALSAQTQTALLSEQLRLLPRRIGALTRQLEDGTFQVRLRTFDDRDERSWVETLVGRVTSTLVGISLVIVAVILGVSGAGPQLTPEVPVFPFLGSVVGLAGLLLVLRSLRLAFARRRGSR, encoded by the coding sequence TTGGACATCTGGCTGTGGATCTCGGCGGCGATCGTCATCGCCGTCTTCTCGATCGTCGCGGGCTGGACCAGCAGGCGACTGCTCGAGACCCCCGTCGGGTGGATCCGCTCGATCCTCGTCGCCGCCGTCGTCTTCGTGCTGATCAGCCCCGTGGCCTACTGGGCGCTCGAGCAGTCCGGTGTGATGCGCGGCGAGGAGCTCGTCGTCGGCAACGCGCTCGCCGTCGTCTTCCTCGCGCTCACGCTCGGGTGGATGTTCGCGATCGTCGTGATCGCCCTCATCACGCTCGAGTTCCTCTGGCCGACGCGTCCGCTGACGAACCCGGTCACCTGGGTCCGCGACGCCTATCGGCGCCGTGACCGCGCCCGCCGCTACGCCCAGATCATCGCGATCGCCTCGAAGCACGGCCTCGGGATGTATCGACGCCGGCGCGAGAAGCGCAGCGACGACTTCCCGACCGCGCTCGTCGGTGCCATGAACGAGGCCGGCGTCACGTTCATCAAGATCGGCCAGGTGCTCTCGGCGCGCGACGACGTCCTGCCGCCCGATCTCACCGCGGCCCTCTCGACGTTGCAGATGGAGAGCACCCCGATCCCGTGGGCCGAGGCGAAGGCGGCGATCGAGACGCAGCTGGGCACGCCGCTGGAAGCCGCCTTCTCGTTCGTCGACGAGACCCCGATGGCCGCCGCATCCGTCGCGCAGGTCCACGCGGCGACCCTCGTCACGGGTGAGGACGTCGTCATCAAGATCCAGCGGCCGAAGGCGCGGGCGCAGGTGGCGACCGACCTCGACATCGTCGAACGTCTTGCAGCGGACGCCGAGCGGCACACGCAGTGGGGACGCGCCTACGGGGTCGTGGCACTCGCCGTCGAGTTCGCCCGCACGCTCCGCGAGGAGCTGGACTACCGGATCGAGGCGTCGAACACCGAGATGCTCCGCGGCGCCGTGTCGGGGTCGCCGCTGCGGGTGCCGAAGGTCTACGACACGTTCACGACGGCGCAGATGCTCGTGCAGGAGCGCGCGAAGGGCGTCCCGTTCAGCCGTGTGGACGCCACGGGACTCGACGCGGCCGGCGCCCGCCGCACCGCCGATCAGGTGCTCGACGCCGTGTTCGAGCAGATCGCGGTACGCGGCGTCTTCCATGCCGACCTGCACCCGGGCAACGTCGTGCTCGGCGCCGACGGCCGTGTGACCCTCATCGACTTCGGGGCCGTCGGCATCCTCGAGAAGAGCATGCGCCGGCTCCTCCTGCCGCTGCTCATCGCGATGGCCAACGAGGACGACGTCGCCGCGACGGATGTCGTCCTCATGCTCGTCAACCCGCCCGACACGGGAACGTTCGATCAGGCAGCCCTGCAGCACGACATCGGCGTCATCCTCACGCGCGTGCACAACGCGCGCGTCGACGAGAACGTGTTCCGCGCGCTCGTGGACGTCATGCGCCGGCACCGGCTCGCGCTGCCGCCGGCGTTGCTGCTCGTGTTCCGCACCCTCGCCTCGCTCGAAGGGTCGCTGCGCCGCCTCGCCCCCGACTACGACATGGTCGGCCGGGCCCTGCACCGTGCGCCGCACTTCGCGCGGCAGATCGTCTCCGCGCAGTCGATCGCGCTGTCCGCGCAGACGCAGACGGCGCTGCTCTCCGAGCAGCTGCGCCTGCTGCCCCGCCGGATCGGGGCTCTCACGCGCCAGCTCGAGGACGGCACGTTCCAGGTGCGGCTGCGCACCTTCGACGATCGCGACGAACGCTCCTGGGTCGAGACCCTGGTCGGGCGGGTCACCAGCACCCTGGTGGGCATCTCGCTCGTCATCGTCGCCGTCATCCTCGGGGTGTCGGGGGCGGGACCCCAGCTCACGCCGGAGGTCCCGGTGTTCCCGTTCCTCGGGTCGGTCGTGGGGCTCGCGGGTCTGCTCCTCGTGCTGCGGAGCCTGCGCCTCGCATTCGCCCGCCGCCGCGGCAGTCGCTGA
- a CDS encoding SDR family NAD(P)-dependent oxidoreductase, which produces MSGQFNGKTALVTGGASGIGKAVALQLAVEGADVVVLDLREDTAQTVVDEITAAGGSARAVAADVSKPDQLKAAVDAAVEAFGALHLAFNNAGIGGPQGLLADYDDGDDFAAYRALMGINLDSVYYGMRYEIPAIVAAGGGAIVNTSSVLGLVAEPTAVPYTTAKHGVAGMTKAAGAGYAAQGVRINSVHPGYIETPLLAALPKEAYDALAAKHPAGRLGTAEEVANLVLFLLSDKASFVNGAQFTVDGGYTAV; this is translated from the coding sequence ATGTCCGGACAGTTCAATGGCAAGACCGCACTCGTCACCGGGGGAGCATCGGGGATCGGCAAGGCCGTCGCGCTCCAGCTCGCCGTAGAGGGAGCCGACGTCGTCGTCCTGGATCTGCGCGAGGACACCGCGCAGACCGTCGTCGACGAGATCACCGCAGCGGGCGGCTCCGCTCGGGCGGTCGCGGCCGACGTGTCCAAGCCCGACCAGCTCAAGGCGGCGGTGGACGCCGCCGTCGAGGCGTTCGGCGCGCTGCACCTCGCGTTCAACAACGCCGGCATCGGCGGTCCCCAGGGTCTCCTGGCCGACTACGACGACGGCGATGACTTCGCCGCCTACCGTGCCCTGATGGGGATCAACCTCGACTCGGTCTACTACGGCATGCGATACGAGATCCCGGCGATCGTCGCCGCCGGCGGCGGCGCGATCGTCAACACCTCCTCCGTCCTCGGGCTCGTCGCCGAGCCGACGGCCGTGCCGTACACGACCGCTAAGCACGGCGTGGCCGGCATGACCAAGGCCGCGGGCGCGGGCTACGCCGCGCAGGGCGTGCGCATCAACTCGGTCCACCCCGGCTACATCGAGACGCCCCTGCTGGCTGCGCTTCCGAAGGAGGCCTACGACGCGCTCGCGGCGAAGCACCCCGCCGGTCGCCTCGGCACGGCCGAGGAGGTCGCGAACCTCGTGCTCTTCCTCCTGAGCGACAAGGCCTCGTTCGTCAACGGCGCCCAGTTCACGGTCGACGGCGGATACACCGCGGTCTGA